The uncultured Desulfobulbus sp. genome window below encodes:
- a CDS encoding TOBE domain-containing protein: protein MKKKKVAASPEEMFLQHMIGGSNEKNPVVALLEEIESCGSINQAAKSVGMSYKAAWERIETINNISPQPLITRQVGGSGGGGTVLTEAGYEFLKKSNLLQREFNSFLNFFYYHPEEAFTTLKTLRRIEMKISARNVWLGTVAQIERGAVNSVVTLNLRGTDQIVSVITENSVQRLGLEIGSEALAIVKAPSVMLAPEVDPKKMSARNILAGTISRIVSGVVNDEVTIDLSGGNTVTSILTSESVRRIGLTQGMPITAIIKASDVLLAIA from the coding sequence ATGAAAAAGAAAAAAGTAGCCGCATCGCCCGAGGAGATGTTTCTCCAGCATATGATCGGCGGATCAAATGAGAAAAATCCTGTGGTCGCCTTGCTCGAGGAGATCGAGTCCTGTGGCTCGATAAACCAAGCCGCAAAATCTGTGGGGATGAGTTACAAGGCCGCTTGGGAACGTATTGAAACAATAAATAATATCAGTCCCCAACCGTTGATAACCCGTCAGGTCGGAGGGAGTGGTGGGGGAGGAACGGTGTTGACCGAAGCGGGCTATGAATTTTTGAAAAAATCCAACCTGCTCCAAAGAGAGTTCAATAGCTTCCTCAATTTTTTTTATTACCACCCAGAAGAAGCCTTCACCACCTTGAAGACCCTGCGGAGAATTGAAATGAAAATCAGTGCGAGAAATGTCTGGCTTGGCACTGTTGCCCAGATTGAGCGGGGAGCGGTGAACAGTGTTGTCACCCTGAACCTTCGAGGCACAGATCAGATCGTCTCGGTGATAACAGAAAATTCTGTCCAACGACTCGGTCTTGAAATTGGGTCAGAGGCGTTAGCCATCGTCAAGGCCCCTTCGGTGATGTTGGCTCCTGAGGTTGATCCTAAAAAAATGTCTGCGCGTAATATCCTCGCTGGGACCATTTCTCGAATCGTCTCAGGCGTGGTCAATGACGAGGTGACCATTGACCTCTCTGGCGGGAACACCGTAACCTCGATTTTGACCTCTGAGAGTGTACGCCGTATTGGCCTGACCCAGGGAATGCCCATTACCGCAATTATCAAGGCTTCGGATGTATTGCTGGCAATCGCCTGA
- the modA gene encoding molybdate ABC transporter substrate-binding protein, with the protein MKLFNKFSVAVVFALFAVVSSAQAGETVRLSVAASMTNVMKDVIALYAKNNSTTVIPNFGPSGGLAKQINQGAPADVYISANQKWMNFLRDQEMIDPASEVGLAQNTLVFVGTPNPDMQSIKDIVQLKQVAIGSPKSVPAGEYAAQAMENAGIYKTMQAENKLAMAKDVRQALAYADRGETAGAFVYKTDALLATQAKILFEVPQELYKPVRYPLALTKTGAKNKAAKDFYTFLRSPEAVAVLEQYGFSPAK; encoded by the coding sequence ATGAAGTTATTTAACAAGTTCAGTGTAGCTGTTGTCTTTGCCTTGTTTGCCGTCGTCTCATCGGCGCAAGCTGGAGAGACGGTTCGTCTTTCCGTGGCAGCCAGTATGACCAATGTCATGAAAGATGTAATTGCCCTCTACGCCAAAAACAACTCAACAACCGTCATCCCCAACTTCGGCCCCTCGGGTGGCCTGGCCAAGCAGATTAATCAGGGGGCTCCTGCGGATGTCTATATTTCTGCCAATCAGAAATGGATGAATTTTCTTCGTGATCAGGAAATGATCGATCCGGCAAGCGAAGTGGGCCTGGCCCAAAACACCCTTGTTTTTGTGGGTACCCCCAATCCGGATATGCAGTCCATCAAGGACATTGTCCAACTCAAACAGGTAGCCATCGGTAGCCCGAAAAGTGTTCCCGCTGGGGAATATGCGGCCCAGGCCATGGAAAACGCTGGTATTTACAAGACCATGCAGGCTGAAAACAAATTGGCCATGGCAAAGGATGTGCGTCAGGCACTGGCCTATGCCGATCGCGGAGAAACCGCGGGAGCGTTTGTCTATAAGACCGATGCACTCCTGGCTACCCAGGCCAAGATCCTCTTTGAGGTCCCTCAAGAGTTGTATAAACCGGTACGCTACCCCCTTGCCCTGACCAAAACCGGTGCAAAAAACAAAGCAGCCAAAGATTTTTACACCTTCCTTCGTTCGCCAGAGGCTGTAGCTGTCTTGGAACAATACGGGTTTAGCCCGGCCAAGTAA
- the modB gene encoding molybdate ABC transporter permease subunit produces MVFLQPSDLDAIFLSFKVALSATLLATPLGIGVSYLLVHTRIPGKTLIEGIINLPLVLPPVVVGYLLLLLFGRKGFIGTWLSHLDIQIIFTLTGAVIASAVVGFPLLVRSIRLGMESVDSSYREAARTLGASGWDAFFTITLPLSGRAVFAGMTLMFARSLGEFGATIILAGNIPGVTQTIPLAIYEYTSTPGGDKMALSLCMVSILLSFLVLLANSLANKSIKRT; encoded by the coding sequence ATGGTCTTTTTACAACCCTCAGATCTCGATGCGATCTTTTTGTCCTTCAAGGTGGCCTTGTCAGCCACCTTGCTGGCAACCCCTCTGGGGATCGGCGTCTCCTATCTGCTCGTCCACACCCGCATCCCTGGTAAGACTTTGATAGAGGGAATTATTAACCTGCCCCTGGTGCTCCCCCCGGTGGTGGTTGGCTATTTGCTCTTGCTGCTTTTTGGTCGCAAAGGATTTATCGGCACCTGGCTGAGCCACCTGGATATTCAGATCATCTTTACCCTGACCGGTGCTGTCATCGCCTCAGCAGTGGTCGGTTTTCCCCTGCTGGTGCGCTCCATTCGTCTTGGGATGGAATCGGTTGACTCCTCCTATCGTGAAGCCGCCCGCACCCTTGGTGCCAGTGGTTGGGATGCCTTTTTCACGATTACTTTGCCGCTCTCCGGCAGGGCCGTCTTTGCTGGTATGACGCTGATGTTTGCTCGTAGCCTCGGGGAATTTGGTGCCACTATTATTCTCGCGGGTAATATTCCTGGGGTTACCCAGACCATTCCCCTGGCAATCTATGAGTACACCAGCACACCTGGAGGAGATAAAATGGCACTCTCCCTGTGCATGGTTTCAATTCTGCTTTCCTTTCTGGTGCTCCTTGCCAATTCTCTGGCCAATAAATCCATTAAAAGAACCTGA
- the modC gene encoding molybdenum ABC transporter ATP-binding protein, translating to MQLDIDVAKRQGEFDFQAKFQLDGNRIGLFGPSGSGKSTLMYLLAGLRQPDSGYIRLNDTILFDSTAKVNLPPEQRRVGVVFQHSHLFPHMSVRKNLFYGWKRTPEIERQVDADAIIEVLNLEHLLDRGVNLLSGGERQRVALGRTVLTCPRLILMDEPLTGLDEDLKFQIIPYLTKVFTQFNIPLVFISHSLVEMRLMTEQVLLVEHGRVEKKMTSEALAQRVWGASRQGYANLITLGQPRPQGDLWAYSWGDQELILTEYGENRENVFELDAREILLFKRHPEATSARNLLPCTVRKVFTVGNRVRLELASGSETLIAQVVPDSVRELEIEEGREVVAVIKASAFSRLL from the coding sequence ATGCAACTGGATATTGATGTAGCAAAACGCCAGGGAGAATTTGATTTTCAGGCTAAATTTCAGCTCGATGGCAATCGTATCGGTCTCTTTGGGCCGTCAGGCAGTGGCAAATCAACCCTGATGTATCTGCTTGCTGGCCTGCGTCAGCCAGACAGCGGTTATATTCGGCTCAACGATACAATACTCTTTGACAGCACGGCCAAGGTGAATTTGCCTCCAGAACAAAGACGAGTGGGCGTTGTTTTTCAGCATTCCCACCTTTTTCCGCATATGTCGGTTCGTAAAAATCTGTTCTATGGCTGGAAGAGAACCCCGGAGATTGAACGGCAGGTGGACGCTGATGCCATTATCGAGGTTTTAAACCTGGAACATCTGCTCGATCGTGGTGTTAACCTGCTCTCTGGCGGTGAGCGTCAACGGGTTGCCCTTGGTCGTACCGTGTTGACCTGCCCCCGGCTCATCCTCATGGATGAGCCTTTGACCGGGCTTGATGAAGATCTCAAATTTCAGATTATCCCTTATCTGACCAAGGTGTTTACCCAGTTCAATATACCCCTTGTTTTTATCTCCCATTCTCTGGTGGAGATGCGACTCATGACCGAGCAGGTCCTCTTGGTTGAGCATGGTCGTGTTGAAAAAAAAATGACCTCAGAGGCACTTGCCCAGCGGGTGTGGGGAGCTTCTCGACAGGGGTATGCCAATCTCATTACCCTGGGCCAGCCCCGACCCCAGGGAGATCTCTGGGCTTACAGCTGGGGGGATCAGGAGTTGATTCTCACCGAGTACGGGGAAAATAGGGAAAATGTGTTTGAGCTGGATGCCCGAGAAATTCTTCTGTTTAAACGGCATCCTGAGGCTACCTCCGCCAGAAATTTACTCCCTTGCACGGTGCGGAAGGTTTTCACCGTCGGGAACCGGGTTCGATTGGAGCTTGCCTCTGGTTCAGAGACATTAATCGCGCAGGTAGTGCCGGACTCGGTACGTGAACTGGAGATAGAGGAGGGCAGGGAAGTCGTGGCAGTGATCAAGGCTTCAGCATTTTCTCGCTTACTTTAA
- a CDS encoding LysR family transcriptional regulator, translating to MPKTRKPTSENAMVSGQLDSGLHIKGRLWIEQDGQTYLSWGRVVLLERIGEYGSVSAAAKSMQMSFSHAWHLVENMNGLASEPLVEKQAGGRRGGGAWLTDAGQQAITDFWKMVARFQQWMDQEELAEYPLFVADSPAKPES from the coding sequence ATGCCAAAGACTCGAAAACCAACCAGTGAAAATGCCATGGTCAGCGGTCAGCTTGACAGCGGGCTGCATATCAAGGGCCGCCTGTGGATAGAACAGGATGGGCAGACCTATCTTTCCTGGGGACGGGTGGTGTTACTGGAACGTATCGGGGAGTATGGCTCTGTGTCAGCGGCGGCCAAATCCATGCAAATGAGCTTCAGCCACGCCTGGCATCTTGTCGAAAACATGAATGGATTGGCCTCTGAGCCGTTGGTGGAAAAACAGGCTGGTGGACGACGGGGAGGAGGCGCCTGGCTCACCGATGCCGGGCAGCAGGCCATCACCGATTTTTGGAAAATGGTGGCACGTTTTCAGCAATGGATGGACCAGGAAGAGCTGGCCGAGTACCCGTTGTTTGTCGCTGATTCACCTGCCAAGCCTGAGAGCTGA
- a CDS encoding FAD-dependent oxidoreductase: MRFVIIGGDAAGMSAASKAKRNTPELEVIVLEQGSDVSYSACNIPYNIAVPERSIDDLVVRSADAFRQKQQIDLRTGHRVESINPKEKTIAGTTADNSSFSLRYDRLLIATGASPIRPEIEGINLHGVFVVKNLEDGRAIKDFLKTRQVRRCVIIGMGYIALEMAEALSEQAIAIDMIKPRQGLLPWLDEKLSLQVRNHLEEQGVGLHDGHRLKKIIQQGEQLQVIAEDIQLDCDMVVAAIGVSPNAELAKVAGLELSVSGSIAVDHQLRTSDVDIFAAGDCADSYHLVTGEKTWIPLALRANRAGWAVADTVCGRPVRLEGIAGTAVFKTFDMQVVRSGLTVDEAQEAGFDPVAVQISSKSRAGIYPGAQPIHVAMVGDKKTGLLLGAQAVGTDQVAHRINAVAIALQAKMSVQDFAQSDLAYAPPFGPTWDPLLIAAKQLLKKLLNP; encoded by the coding sequence ATGCGTTTTGTTATCATTGGCGGTGATGCCGCCGGTATGAGTGCAGCAAGCAAGGCTAAACGTAACACCCCAGAGCTAGAGGTCATTGTTTTGGAACAAGGGAGTGATGTTTCTTACAGCGCCTGCAACATTCCCTATAATATTGCTGTTCCCGAGCGGAGTATCGATGATCTGGTTGTTCGCAGCGCCGATGCCTTTCGTCAAAAACAACAGATAGACCTGCGAACCGGACACAGGGTGGAGTCTATCAATCCCAAAGAAAAGACCATTGCAGGAACCACCGCAGATAACAGCTCCTTTAGCCTGCGCTATGACCGGCTCCTTATTGCCACAGGCGCATCCCCTATTCGTCCGGAAATCGAAGGGATCAACCTACACGGCGTCTTTGTGGTGAAGAACCTGGAAGATGGGCGTGCCATTAAAGACTTTCTTAAAACTCGGCAGGTCCGACGGTGTGTCATCATCGGTATGGGCTATATTGCCCTGGAAATGGCCGAAGCCTTAAGTGAACAAGCCATTGCCATTGATATGATCAAACCGCGCCAGGGGCTGCTCCCCTGGCTGGATGAGAAGCTCTCCCTCCAGGTCCGCAATCACCTTGAAGAACAGGGAGTCGGCCTGCATGATGGCCACAGGTTAAAAAAAATAATCCAACAGGGTGAGCAGCTCCAGGTTATCGCCGAAGACATCCAGCTTGATTGTGATATGGTGGTGGCCGCCATTGGGGTCAGTCCCAACGCAGAGCTAGCCAAGGTTGCTGGCTTAGAACTTAGTGTTTCCGGATCCATTGCTGTGGATCACCAACTTCGAACCTCGGATGTCGACATTTTTGCAGCAGGAGATTGTGCCGACAGCTACCATCTGGTGACAGGAGAAAAGACCTGGATTCCGCTTGCATTACGCGCAAACCGCGCTGGTTGGGCTGTAGCTGATACTGTCTGCGGTCGTCCGGTGCGTCTTGAAGGTATTGCCGGAACAGCTGTTTTCAAAACCTTTGACATGCAGGTGGTACGTTCTGGTTTAACAGTTGACGAGGCCCAAGAAGCAGGATTTGATCCCGTTGCTGTGCAGATTAGCTCAAAATCACGGGCGGGTATCTATCCTGGTGCCCAACCCATTCATGTGGCCATGGTGGGAGATAAGAAGACAGGGCTCCTGTTAGGTGCTCAAGCGGTGGGAACGGATCAGGTCGCCCATCGCATCAATGCGGTTGCTATCGCCCTGCAGGCGAAAATGAGTGTGCAGGATTTTGCGCAGTCAGATCTTGCTTACGCCCCCCCTTTTGGTCCCACATGGGATCCTCTGCTGATAGCAGCAAAGCAGTTGCTCAAAAAACTCCTGAATCCGTAA
- a CDS encoding methyl-accepting chemotaxis protein, giving the protein MSTDTMQKMTLGIVGGGHGGLEMLKLLADSELVEVAYMIDQDPRALGMVEAKSRGIATHTDLVATLRRRHTDFIIEATGSAKVTEIITQNLTGEIELISSKASLMLFNVLNESRQKANQTVFEEISTLSEEISQNAMEVQDALTDITQVAFSLKVLAINAAIEAARAGESGRAFSVVADAVKGTSNEARDMVERVESVNNNNVLMSQKMESLLEKLH; this is encoded by the coding sequence ATGAGTACTGATACTATGCAGAAAATGACCCTGGGGATTGTAGGCGGTGGCCATGGTGGCCTGGAAATGCTTAAGCTTTTGGCTGATAGTGAGTTAGTGGAAGTGGCCTACATGATCGATCAGGATCCTAGAGCGCTGGGCATGGTGGAAGCGAAGAGCCGCGGTATAGCCACCCACACCGATCTCGTTGCCACCTTGAGACGTCGTCACACCGACTTTATTATAGAAGCAACCGGATCAGCCAAAGTGACTGAAATAATAACCCAAAATTTAACAGGCGAAATCGAGTTGATTAGCAGTAAGGCCTCGTTGATGCTGTTTAATGTCCTTAATGAAAGTCGACAAAAAGCCAATCAAACCGTTTTTGAAGAAATCAGCACCCTGAGCGAAGAAATATCGCAAAATGCTATGGAAGTGCAAGATGCCCTGACTGATATTACCCAAGTAGCCTTCAGTCTGAAGGTACTGGCGATCAACGCTGCTATTGAAGCTGCGCGCGCAGGGGAAAGTGGCCGCGCCTTTTCCGTGGTGGCGGATGCCGTCAAAGGGACATCTAATGAGGCAAGAGATATGGTTGAACGTGTTGAATCGGTCAATAACAATAATGTTCTGATGTCACAAAAAATGGAGTCACTGCTCGAAAAATTACACTGA
- a CDS encoding IS66 family transposase, translating into MGTVNKIRVREEVDLLKQEFEQLCSADKVSSEIRVLVNSLLVVVELILSIFLEKTTRKGNKNSSIPSSQTEKDETATKHCTATGRGKQVNGRVGNTRVKESVTTAQVEVCDICGMVLDSVACQGHERRTKIDIVFEKVVEHIDAEIKQCPNCEATVKGRFPEDMPGKLQYGNGLKAFAIHLVISQMVALNRVQKQIAAMIGSVISEASLLKFVLRLYQSLEAWESRAIDRLLQAPSLHVDETSFRVEGKNHWIHVYSSGETTLKVLHRKRGKEAIEGLNIIPRYGGVIIHDCWASYLSYDHCGHGLCGSHLLRELTFVVDSNQYRWARNLKAVLQQTCRTVAQRPEKCLTEREYANLQKRYRNILTRGSKELPKIPPKPQGKRGRIAKSDAHNLWERLQKHEAAVLLFAKEPHVPFTNNRAERDLRMAKVKQKISGCFRRKQYALAYCRISSYLQTMASQGINPLVAIQLALAGTLPDADE; encoded by the coding sequence ATGGGAACAGTAAATAAAATAAGGGTACGCGAAGAAGTCGATCTCCTCAAACAGGAATTTGAACAGCTTTGTTCCGCCGACAAAGTTTCCTCTGAGATACGGGTCCTGGTCAACAGCCTGCTGGTTGTCGTCGAGTTGATACTCTCTATTTTTCTTGAGAAGACAACGCGCAAGGGAAACAAAAACTCGAGCATTCCTTCTTCGCAAACCGAGAAAGACGAAACCGCTACCAAGCACTGCACCGCTACCGGCAGGGGGAAACAAGTCAATGGGCGGGTTGGTAATACACGCGTCAAAGAATCGGTCACCACTGCTCAGGTCGAGGTGTGTGATATCTGCGGAATGGTGCTGGATAGCGTTGCATGCCAGGGGCATGAACGTCGGACAAAAATCGACATCGTTTTTGAAAAAGTTGTCGAGCACATTGACGCAGAAATAAAGCAATGCCCCAATTGTGAAGCAACAGTCAAGGGGCGTTTCCCTGAGGATATGCCGGGTAAGCTGCAGTACGGCAATGGGCTTAAAGCGTTTGCCATTCATTTGGTTATCAGCCAGATGGTCGCTTTAAACCGGGTTCAAAAACAGATAGCAGCCATGATCGGTAGCGTAATCTCCGAGGCCAGCCTGCTCAAATTTGTTTTGCGCTTGTACCAATCACTCGAAGCATGGGAATCCAGAGCTATTGATAGGCTGCTGCAGGCTCCATCCCTGCATGTGGATGAAACCTCGTTTCGGGTTGAGGGGAAGAATCACTGGATTCACGTCTATTCTTCCGGCGAAACAACCCTGAAAGTACTGCATCGAAAGCGGGGCAAGGAGGCAATCGAAGGATTGAATATCATCCCTCGGTATGGCGGGGTGATCATCCATGATTGCTGGGCATCATATTTATCCTACGACCATTGCGGTCACGGACTTTGCGGCTCGCACCTTTTGCGAGAGTTGACGTTTGTCGTTGACTCTAACCAATACCGGTGGGCCCGCAATCTAAAAGCGGTGCTCCAGCAAACGTGTCGTACGGTGGCTCAACGTCCGGAAAAATGTCTTACCGAACGGGAGTATGCCAACCTGCAGAAGCGCTACCGTAATATCCTTACGCGTGGCAGCAAGGAGTTGCCCAAGATCCCTCCGAAACCACAAGGGAAGCGCGGCAGAATAGCCAAATCCGATGCGCACAATCTTTGGGAGCGATTACAAAAGCATGAAGCGGCAGTCTTGCTTTTTGCCAAAGAACCACATGTGCCGTTCACCAACAACAGAGCGGAAAGGGATCTTCGTATGGCTAAGGTAAAACAGAAAATATCCGGTTGTTTTCGACGTAAACAATATGCCCTGGCTTACTGTAGGATTTCAAGCTACCTGCAGACCATGGCAAGCCAGGGGATCAATCCTCTTGTCGCTATCCAGTTGGCACTGGCTGGAACTCTGCCTGATGCCGATGAATAG
- a CDS encoding transposase, producing MQSLKIFSTKALQLVALTNGRAVNKTLHVDALIQAIKADFGKLTDHRAQNAKIALDGAIMSAFAAFHLKDQSLLAFDERRRREPENLHTVYGVTGIPCDSQMRAILDEVDPDYLRPAFRTVFRRLQRGKKLESMTLLGGHYLLSGDGTGFYSSTKVASSYCLKKTRRNGTELYYQQMYAAALVHPDCREVIPFFPEMISRQDGSAKNDCERNAARRFFEALRREHPHLKLIVTEDALSSNAPHIEDLQRLNLRFILGVKPGDHQFLFSLVDDAIAKDKVTELQQVDSNDPVKIHFFRFINQVPLNQSRQDLLVNFLEYWQVDKNNKVTRFSWVTDLTITPENVEEVMRAGRARWKIENETFNTLKTHGYNLEHNYGLGKKHLSAVFAILMMLAFLVDQVQQMSCHLFQAALKELGSKRALWEMMRNYFRIFRVDSMETIFRVLVYGPGGYIVMERDWLGG from the coding sequence ATGCAGTCACTGAAAATTTTCTCGACCAAGGCGTTACAACTGGTTGCACTGACGAACGGAAGAGCCGTGAACAAAACACTCCACGTGGACGCATTAATTCAAGCTATCAAAGCTGATTTTGGCAAACTTACCGATCATCGGGCCCAAAATGCCAAGATTGCCCTTGATGGCGCGATCATGTCTGCCTTTGCCGCGTTTCACCTGAAAGACCAGTCGCTGCTGGCCTTCGATGAGCGACGGCGCAGAGAACCAGAAAACCTGCATACGGTATATGGAGTGACCGGCATCCCCTGCGACTCTCAGATGCGCGCCATCCTGGATGAAGTTGATCCAGACTATTTACGACCAGCGTTTCGCACCGTTTTTCGGCGGTTGCAACGAGGCAAAAAGCTGGAATCAATGACGCTGCTGGGTGGCCATTATCTACTCAGTGGTGACGGTACAGGGTTTTATTCCTCAACGAAGGTGGCCTCATCCTACTGCCTCAAAAAAACTCGTCGCAATGGAACAGAACTGTATTACCAACAGATGTATGCGGCTGCCCTGGTGCATCCGGATTGTCGCGAGGTAATTCCTTTCTTTCCTGAAATGATTTCCCGCCAGGACGGTTCGGCTAAAAACGATTGTGAGCGCAATGCGGCCCGTCGTTTCTTCGAGGCACTGCGGCGTGAGCATCCACACCTCAAGCTCATCGTCACCGAGGATGCACTCAGCAGCAACGCGCCCCATATCGAGGATCTGCAACGGCTAAATCTTCGTTTTATCCTTGGCGTCAAGCCTGGAGATCATCAGTTTCTGTTTTCGTTGGTTGACGATGCCATCGCCAAGGATAAGGTCACCGAGCTACAGCAAGTGGACTCCAACGATCCGGTCAAAATACATTTTTTTCGTTTTATTAATCAAGTACCGCTCAATCAGTCCCGCCAGGACCTGCTGGTCAATTTCCTGGAATACTGGCAGGTGGATAAAAATAACAAGGTTACCCGGTTCAGTTGGGTCACAGATCTGACTATCACTCCTGAAAACGTCGAAGAGGTCATGCGGGCTGGCCGCGCGCGGTGGAAGATCGAAAACGAAACCTTCAACACCTTGAAAACCCACGGATACAACCTGGAGCATAATTACGGACTGGGCAAGAAGCATCTCAGCGCGGTGTTTGCCATTCTCATGATGCTGGCCTTTCTTGTCGACCAGGTGCAGCAGATGAGTTGCCATCTCTTCCAGGCAGCGTTGAAGGAACTCGGCTCCAAAAGAGCGTTGTGGGAGATGATGCGCAATTATTTCCGCATATTCAGGGTTGATTCAATGGAGACGATCTTCCGGGTGCTGGTCTACGGCCCAGGCGGATATATTGTGATGGAAAGAGACTGGCTCGGCGGTTAG
- a CDS encoding methyl-accepting chemotaxis protein: protein MLQRIRIRTRILLILLGIVVLFLVMAFYITSTSNQIRDLGTEATSKVMMEGQKEKIQVSSHAMAISLSEAVKQSGLRDPEKINALLRAMVKPARYEKDRSGYFFIYQGHVNVAFPVKEEAQGKDLGGLQDKNGVYVIRELEKQARSGGGYVSYIWPKPGAGDTPKISYAEMIPGLDMWVGTGIYIDNIELTTSQLHESMSKIAAKKTMQMELIAGGIFISIVVFSFFVAWGISSGLKKLIASFRDVAEGEGDLTKRIRVESQDELGELGTLFNAFLGNLQNMIRKIAEEATDVNISAHSLTDLSASISSSSSQTASIAANVAHGTGEMSDNLKMVALTMDDSSSNTAMVAEVAQEMTGTITNIASNAEKANSITEEAVEQATKASKRMGELGEAADAIGKVTETITDISEQTNLLALNATIEAARAGESGKGFAVVANEIKELAKQTAEATQHIKNQISDMQSTTEMTVSEIEGISSIIHQVSELVSTITYAVEEQSAATGEIATSIDSVSKGLGDINESVNHSSSVAENIAQDIQKVSGAAEEITVSSDQMRQQAEQLQNMAMELTSIVSRFRI, encoded by the coding sequence ATGTTGCAACGAATACGAATCAGAACAAGAATTCTTCTTATTCTCCTCGGTATCGTGGTTTTATTTTTAGTGATGGCATTCTATATCACCAGCACCTCGAACCAAATTCGGGATCTGGGCACTGAGGCCACTTCAAAGGTGATGATGGAGGGACAAAAGGAGAAAATTCAGGTTTCCAGCCACGCGATGGCGATATCTCTTTCTGAGGCAGTGAAACAATCGGGATTGCGTGATCCTGAAAAAATCAACGCACTCCTCCGAGCTATGGTTAAGCCCGCCAGATATGAAAAAGATCGCTCCGGCTATTTTTTCATCTATCAAGGCCATGTTAATGTGGCATTTCCAGTCAAAGAGGAGGCTCAAGGAAAAGACTTAGGTGGCCTTCAGGATAAAAACGGAGTCTACGTTATACGGGAACTTGAAAAACAGGCCCGTTCTGGTGGCGGATACGTCAGCTATATCTGGCCCAAACCTGGCGCGGGTGACACACCGAAAATCAGTTATGCTGAAATGATTCCAGGTCTTGATATGTGGGTGGGCACCGGGATTTACATTGATAACATCGAGCTCACTACAAGCCAGCTCCACGAAAGCATGAGCAAGATCGCTGCTAAAAAAACCATGCAAATGGAACTCATTGCCGGGGGGATATTTATTTCAATTGTAGTTTTTAGTTTTTTTGTTGCATGGGGTATTAGCAGTGGCCTGAAAAAATTGATCGCCAGTTTCCGTGATGTGGCCGAAGGCGAAGGAGATCTCACTAAACGCATTCGTGTAGAATCCCAGGATGAGCTCGGTGAACTCGGGACCCTGTTTAACGCCTTTTTGGGCAATCTACAGAACATGATCAGGAAGATTGCCGAGGAAGCAACAGATGTGAACATCTCCGCACATTCGCTCACCGACCTCTCAGCCTCCATTAGCTCCAGCTCGAGTCAAACCGCCTCCATCGCTGCCAATGTGGCCCACGGGACCGGTGAGATGAGTGATAATTTAAAAATGGTCGCGTTGACCATGGATGACTCATCAAGCAATACAGCCATGGTTGCCGAAGTGGCCCAGGAGATGACAGGCACCATTACCAATATTGCCTCCAATGCTGAAAAAGCAAATAGCATCACTGAAGAGGCAGTCGAACAGGCCACCAAAGCATCTAAACGTATGGGAGAATTGGGAGAAGCAGCAGACGCTATTGGCAAGGTCACCGAAACCATAACTGACATTTCCGAGCAGACCAATCTTCTGGCACTCAACGCCACTATCGAAGCCGCACGAGCCGGTGAATCAGGAAAAGGCTTTGCTGTTGTTGCCAACGAAATTAAAGAGTTGGCCAAACAAACGGCGGAGGCTACCCAGCATATCAAAAATCAGATCAGCGATATGCAATCAACCACCGAGATGACGGTAAGTGAGATTGAAGGAATATCCTCCATTATTCATCAGGTCAGTGAACTGGTCAGCACGATCACCTATGCTGTTGAAGAGCAGAGTGCTGCCACTGGTGAGATTGCCACTAGCATAGACTCTGTCTCCAAGGGCTTGGGCGATATCAACGAAAGCGTGAACCATAGCTCGAGTGTTGCAGAAAATATCGCGCAGGATATCCAGAAAGTTAGCGGTGCAGCAGAAGAAATTACCGTTTCTAGTGACCAGATGCGTCAACAGGCGGAGCAGCTGCAGAACATGGCAATGGAACTGACGTCGATTGTCAGTCGTTTTCGAATCTGA
- a CDS encoding ferredoxin family protein, whose protein sequence is MAFWRVPLDTQEIQVTLGTVCIIDDRCKGCGYCIEFCPKDILQFSEKFNRKGYHPPVVTQDGECVNCHYCEIICPEFAIFSVEAETANTK, encoded by the coding sequence ATGGCTTTTTGGCGAGTACCTCTTGATACCCAGGAGATACAGGTCACTCTGGGAACAGTGTGCATTATCGATGATCGGTGTAAGGGCTGCGGCTACTGCATTGAATTCTGTCCCAAGGACATCCTGCAATTTTCTGAGAAATTTAATCGTAAAGGCTACCATCCTCCCGTCGTGACCCAAGATGGTGAATGTGTCAACTGCCACTACTGCGAAATCATTTGCCCTGAGTTTGCCATCTTCTCGGTGGAAGCTGAGACCGCAAACACTAAGTAA